A single genomic interval of Hevea brasiliensis isolate MT/VB/25A 57/8 chromosome 4, ASM3005281v1, whole genome shotgun sequence harbors:
- the LOC110645056 gene encoding fasciclin-like arabinogalactan protein 1: protein MRLSTVVSLLLLFSSAATLTNAHNITRLLAKHPAFSTFNHYLTITHLAAEINRRTTITVCAVDNTAMSELLSKHPSIYTIKNILSLHVLLDYFGAKKLHQITNGTALAATMFQATGSAPGSSGFVNITDMKGGKVALGPEDNGGSLDVYFVKSLEEVPYNISVIQISKVLPSDVAEAPTPGPSQMNLTDIMSAHGCKVFADTLLANHEASKTYQDNLDGGLTVFCPLDDPFKAFLPKFKNLTAAGKTSLLEFFGVPVYQSLSMLKSNNGLMNTLATDGANKFDFTVQNDGEDVTLKTRSTTAKIIGTLIDEQPVAVFTINKVLLPKELFKAEAPTPAPAPAPEKAADAPKSSKSKDLSSAPSDSPADAPADDPADQAADENAGVRFDGGRLVAVVLSLWLGLLML, encoded by the exons ATGCGGCTCTCCACCGTCGTCTCTCTACTGTTACTGTTCTCATCTGCCGCCACACTCACCAACGCGCACAACATCACGCGCCTACTGGCCAAGCACCCTGCTTTCTCCACCTTCAACCACTACCTAACCATAACACACCTGGCCGCCGAGATCAACCGCCGCACAACCATCACCGTCTGCGCAGTCGACAACACTGCCATGTCAGAGCTTCTCTCCAAGCACCCTTCCATCTACACAATTAAGAACATTCTTTCCCTCCACGTTCTCTTAGACTACTTCGGCGCCAAGAAGCTCCACCAAATAACAAACGGCACAGCACTGGCAGCCACCATGTTCCAGGCCACGGGATCTGCGCCGGGATCTTCGGGGTTCGTTAACATCACTGATATGAAGGGAGGGAAAGTGGCATTAGGACCGGAGGACAACGGAGGGAGTCTTGATGTGTACTTTGTGAAATCTTTGGAGGAAGTGCCTTATAACATTTCGGTTATACAGATCAGCAAGGTTTTGCCGTCGGACGTGGCAGAGGCTCCGACGCCGGGACCGAGCCAGATGAACTTGACTGACATAATGTCGGCTCATGGTTGTAAGGTTTTCGCTGATACTTTACTGGCAAATCATGAAGCTTCAAAGACATATCAG GACAATCTTGATGGAGGATTAACAGTGTTTTGCCCTCTTGATGATCCATTCAAAGCTTTCCTACCCAAATTCAAGAACTTAACAGCAGCAGGCAAAACATCATTACTTGAATTCTTTGGTGTACCTGTCTATCAATCTCTATCCATGCTAAAATCCAACAATGGTCTCATGAACACTCTGGCTACTGATGGGGCAAACAAGTTTGATTTCACAGTGCAAAATGATGGTGAGGATGTGACATTGAAGACAAGGAGTACCACAGCAAAAATTATTGGGACTTTGATAGATGAGCAGCCAGTTGCTGTATTTACCATTAACAAGGTTTTGTTGCCTAAAGAGCTGTTCAAGGCAGAAGCACCAACTCCTGCTCCAGCACCTGCCCCAGAGAAAGCCGCAGATGCACCAAAATCTAGTAAGAGCAAGGACCTGTCTTCAGCACCATCAGACTCACCAGCAGATGCACCGGCTGATGACCCAGCTGATCAAGCAGCTGATGAAAATGCTGGTGTGAGATTTGATGGTGGAAGACTTGTTGCTGTGGTGTTAAGTTTGTGGTTAGGGCTTTTGATGCTGTAA